A single window of Microbispora hainanensis DNA harbors:
- a CDS encoding ABC transporter substrate-binding protein: protein MADPHAVIEALVRRPFIWRADRPLPLVLVVGRDGGAFDTARRLAEPFEDFLPQATVRAGEYDTLRELVEALAGEHGQLGKPVGGSFLPPPRFPLVQFVLWARRQREEPPPGEQVDVPARTWPPDPRSRTGQDEFKERLKDWRRGRYGGDRGRRTAADFIGRAATTWVPVGTLAVWSLGGASDLVGVVPWALGVLVAVVGTLIQAMLSIRGSFFNGWFRKQPYLARKPFERLPKYALRIANASEAEIERLLVHALCQDLRQAYGKWLIPWPSWGRGLYAMLVLDARWPGDVNERFLRTLEETVEETGLLPPLLVLAAVPESFAPGRRPVTAGRLADLPALVSAWRTAARRRVPPLRLMVSAPTMPLDDDYRPHLLAPRMRAIGYWCVMALLLIGPVVLLGRIQQDRNAHCGGLSWVERIGTECVGVVNADGPAPEDIFPSKDIKDLVARIDGNNALARKAGTYVSVVLFGEYSVAENENDSAFVGARAELAAVEEYQRGVSSAPRLQVLVANAGTNFAQGRRTAELVSEMAAEDPRMLGVIGFQRSVSGVGDAIRTLHTAKIPMLVTTATADRLGYVPDGSAGSDYPSPYVFRLGPSNLRQARLAVRFAREQLFRAVPEPTAVVVKDQTDNDNYTNNLADDYVSEARAERIKITESVPYKDRGTGMDMAVSRACAHRPDLLLYAGRAADFLDFLRYVEGKDCGKEQIKVLAGDDVIKAVANSGAEIGNYRRVRVYYAALASRELWRDGAAAPTGFLQGLLGGRHAKESDDNLILSYDAVKLFYERVNAAYRGGLPSRGDVLYQISLISPRDRWNGSSGVISFGATVHQPENKAIAILKVTDSGKSEVAVRCGLLATTEPPDTRGICQNLDAERPVPNAPAAPSASALSTAPPTAGPAAGPADSGR from the coding sequence GTGGCCGACCCGCACGCCGTCATCGAGGCACTGGTTCGCAGGCCGTTCATCTGGCGGGCCGACCGTCCACTGCCTCTGGTCCTCGTCGTCGGCCGCGACGGCGGCGCGTTCGACACGGCCCGGCGTCTCGCCGAGCCCTTCGAGGACTTCCTACCGCAGGCCACGGTGCGGGCGGGGGAGTACGACACGCTGCGCGAGCTGGTCGAGGCGCTGGCGGGCGAGCACGGCCAGCTCGGCAAGCCGGTCGGCGGCTCGTTCCTGCCCCCGCCGCGGTTCCCGCTCGTCCAGTTCGTGCTGTGGGCGCGGCGTCAGCGCGAGGAGCCGCCTCCCGGGGAGCAGGTCGACGTGCCCGCCCGGACCTGGCCGCCCGATCCCCGGTCGCGTACGGGCCAGGACGAGTTCAAGGAGCGGCTCAAGGACTGGCGCAGGGGCAGGTACGGCGGCGACAGAGGGCGCAGGACCGCGGCGGACTTCATCGGCCGCGCGGCCACCACCTGGGTGCCGGTGGGCACGCTCGCCGTCTGGTCGCTGGGCGGCGCCTCCGACCTGGTCGGCGTGGTCCCGTGGGCGCTGGGCGTGCTCGTCGCCGTCGTCGGCACGTTGATCCAGGCCATGCTCTCGATCCGGGGGTCCTTCTTCAACGGCTGGTTCAGGAAGCAGCCCTACCTCGCCAGGAAGCCCTTCGAACGCCTGCCGAAGTACGCGCTGCGCATCGCCAACGCGAGCGAGGCGGAGATCGAGCGGCTGCTCGTCCACGCGCTGTGCCAGGACCTGCGCCAGGCCTACGGAAAGTGGCTGATCCCGTGGCCGAGCTGGGGGCGCGGCCTCTACGCGATGCTCGTCCTCGACGCGCGCTGGCCCGGCGACGTCAACGAGCGGTTCCTGCGCACCCTGGAGGAGACGGTAGAGGAGACCGGCCTGCTGCCGCCGCTCCTCGTGCTGGCCGCGGTGCCCGAGTCGTTCGCGCCGGGCCGCCGCCCGGTCACCGCCGGCCGGCTGGCGGACCTGCCCGCGCTCGTGTCGGCGTGGCGGACGGCGGCGCGGCGGAGGGTGCCGCCGCTGCGGCTGATGGTCAGCGCGCCCACGATGCCACTGGACGACGACTATCGGCCGCACCTGCTGGCCCCCCGGATGCGGGCGATCGGCTACTGGTGCGTGATGGCGCTGCTGCTGATCGGGCCGGTCGTCCTGCTGGGACGCATCCAGCAGGACCGGAACGCGCACTGCGGCGGCCTGTCGTGGGTCGAGCGCATCGGCACGGAGTGCGTCGGCGTCGTGAACGCCGACGGCCCGGCCCCGGAGGACATCTTCCCCTCGAAGGACATAAAGGATCTCGTCGCCAGGATCGACGGCAACAACGCACTGGCCAGGAAGGCCGGGACGTACGTGAGCGTGGTGCTGTTCGGCGAATACTCCGTCGCGGAGAACGAGAACGACAGCGCGTTCGTCGGGGCCCGGGCGGAGCTGGCGGCCGTGGAGGAATACCAGCGGGGCGTCTCGAGCGCGCCCCGCCTCCAGGTGCTGGTGGCCAACGCCGGGACCAACTTCGCCCAGGGACGGCGTACGGCCGAGCTGGTCAGCGAGATGGCGGCCGAGGACCCGCGCATGCTCGGGGTGATCGGCTTCCAGCGCAGCGTCAGCGGCGTCGGGGACGCCATCAGGACGCTGCACACGGCGAAGATCCCGATGCTGGTCACCACCGCGACGGCCGACCGGCTCGGGTACGTCCCGGACGGTTCCGCCGGGTCCGACTACCCCTCGCCGTACGTGTTCCGCCTGGGGCCGTCGAACCTGCGGCAGGCGCGGCTGGCCGTCCGGTTCGCCCGCGAGCAGCTCTTCCGCGCCGTGCCCGAGCCGACCGCGGTGGTCGTCAAGGACCAGACGGACAACGACAACTACACGAACAACCTCGCCGACGACTACGTGAGCGAGGCCAGGGCGGAGCGGATCAAGATCACCGAGAGCGTCCCCTACAAGGACCGGGGGACCGGCATGGACATGGCGGTGAGCCGGGCCTGCGCCCACCGGCCCGACCTGCTCCTCTACGCGGGGCGCGCGGCCGACTTCCTCGACTTCCTGCGCTACGTCGAGGGCAAGGACTGCGGCAAGGAGCAGATCAAGGTCCTCGCGGGCGACGACGTCATCAAGGCGGTGGCCAACAGCGGCGCCGAGATCGGGAACTACCGGCGTGTCCGGGTCTACTACGCGGCGCTGGCGAGCCGCGAACTGTGGCGGGACGGCGCGGCGGCGCCCACGGGCTTCCTCCAGGGCCTCCTGGGCGGCCGGCACGCCAAGGAGTCCGACGACAACCTCATCCTCAGCTACGACGCCGTCAAGCTGTTCTACGAGCGCGTCAACGCGGCCTATCGGGGCGGGCTGCCCAGCAGGGGAGACGTGCTCTACCAGATCTCCCTCATCTCCCCGCGCGACAGGTGGAACGGCTCCAGCGGGGTCATCTCCTTCGGCGCCACCGTCCACCAGCCCGAGAACAAGGCCATCGCGATCCTGAAGGTGACCGATTCGGGGAAGTCCGAGGTCGCGGTCCGCTGCGGGCTCCTCGCGACCACCGAGCCCCCGGACACCAGAGGCATCTGCCAGAACCTCGACGCGGAGCGCCCGGTGCCGAACGCCCCGGCGGCTCCCTCGGCCTCGGCCTTGTCCACGGCCCCGCCCACAGCCGGGCCCGCAGCCGGGCCCGCGGACTCCGGCCGCTGA
- the serC gene encoding phosphoserine transaminase, producing the protein MADIVIPADIKPADGRFGCGPSKVRPEQLAALADAGAKVMGTSHRQKPVKNLVARVRAGLTDLFSLPEGYEVVLGNGGTTAFWDIASFGLIREKSQHLHFGEFSSKFATVAKKAPWLADPSVIKAEPGSHPLPVAEEGVDVYALTHNETSTGVAMPIKRVIDDESLVLVDATSGAGGLPVSAEEFDVYYFAPQKSFASDGGLWIALFSPKALARVTEIAESGRFVPEFFSLPTAIDNSVKDQTYNTPAVATLFLLAEQLDWMNAQGGLAWTTARSADSASRLYTWAEKTSYTTPFVADPAQRSNVVGTIDFDDAVDAAAVAKVLRANGIVDTEPYRKLGRNQLRIAMFPAIDPADIEALTTCVDYVVERL; encoded by the coding sequence GTGGCTGACATCGTGATTCCCGCTGACATCAAGCCCGCCGACGGCCGCTTCGGCTGCGGGCCCTCGAAGGTACGCCCCGAGCAGCTCGCCGCTCTGGCCGACGCCGGGGCGAAGGTGATGGGCACCTCCCACCGGCAGAAGCCGGTGAAGAACCTCGTCGCCCGCGTCCGCGCCGGGCTCACCGACCTGTTCTCCCTCCCGGAGGGGTACGAGGTCGTGCTGGGCAACGGCGGCACCACGGCGTTCTGGGACATCGCGTCCTTCGGGCTGATCCGGGAGAAGTCGCAGCACCTGCACTTCGGGGAGTTCTCCTCGAAGTTCGCCACGGTCGCGAAGAAGGCTCCCTGGCTCGCCGACCCCTCGGTCATCAAGGCGGAGCCGGGCAGCCACCCGCTGCCGGTCGCCGAGGAGGGCGTGGACGTCTACGCGCTCACCCACAACGAGACCTCGACCGGCGTCGCGATGCCCATCAAGCGGGTCATCGATGACGAGTCGCTCGTCCTCGTCGACGCCACCAGCGGCGCCGGCGGCCTGCCGGTCTCCGCCGAGGAGTTCGACGTCTACTACTTCGCCCCGCAGAAGAGCTTCGCCTCCGACGGCGGCCTGTGGATCGCGCTGTTCTCGCCGAAGGCGCTGGCCCGGGTGACGGAGATCGCCGAGAGCGGCCGGTTCGTCCCCGAGTTCTTCAGCCTCCCGACCGCGATCGACAACTCGGTCAAGGACCAGACGTACAACACCCCGGCGGTCGCCACGCTGTTCCTGCTGGCCGAGCAGCTCGACTGGATGAACGCCCAGGGCGGCCTCGCCTGGACCACCGCCCGGTCGGCCGACTCCGCCTCGCGCCTGTACACCTGGGCCGAGAAGACGTCGTACACCACGCCGTTCGTGGCCGACCCGGCGCAGCGCTCCAACGTCGTCGGCACCATCGACTTCGACGACGCGGTGGACGCCGCGGCGGTCGCGAAGGTGCTGCGGGCCAACGGCATCGTGGACACCGAGCCCTACCGCAAGCTCGGCCGCAACCAGCTGCGGATCGCGATGTTCCCGGCGATCGACCCTGCCGACATCGAGGCGCTGACCACCTGCGTCGACTACGTGGTCGAGCGGCTCTAA
- a CDS encoding UdgX family uracil-DNA binding protein (This protein belongs to the uracil DNA glycosylase superfamily, members of which act in excision repair of DNA. However, it belongs more specifically to UdgX branch, whose founding member was found to bind uracil in DNA (where it does not belong), without cleaving it, appears to promote DNA repair by a pathway involving RecA, rather than base excision.) — translation MGAQRFLPAEISLPALREAARRCKGCDLYRAATQTVFGDGAPDARFMLVGEQPGDEEDREGAPFVGPAGRVLDRALEEAGIEREAVYVTNAVKHFKYEPRGKRRIHRKPTVGEINACRPWLEAEMRLVDPEVTLVLGATAARALLGPDFRVTRHRGEPVPRREGAYYVATIHPSAVLRAPDRDEAYSGFLADLTVAAGLP, via the coding sequence ATGGGGGCTCAGCGATTCCTTCCGGCGGAGATCAGCCTGCCCGCGCTCAGGGAGGCCGCGCGGCGCTGCAAGGGCTGCGACCTCTACCGCGCCGCAACGCAGACGGTCTTCGGCGACGGCGCCCCCGACGCGCGGTTCATGCTGGTGGGCGAGCAACCCGGCGACGAGGAGGACCGCGAGGGTGCGCCGTTCGTCGGGCCCGCGGGGCGCGTGCTCGACAGGGCGCTCGAAGAGGCCGGCATCGAGCGCGAGGCGGTGTACGTGACCAACGCGGTCAAGCACTTCAAATACGAGCCACGCGGCAAACGCAGAATCCACCGGAAACCCACCGTGGGAGAGATCAACGCCTGCCGGCCGTGGCTGGAGGCCGAGATGCGGCTGGTGGACCCCGAGGTGACTTTGGTGCTCGGGGCCACGGCCGCCCGGGCGCTGCTGGGCCCGGACTTCCGGGTGACCAGGCACCGGGGAGAGCCGGTCCCCCGGCGCGAGGGGGCCTACTACGTGGCGACGATCCACCCCTCGGCGGTCCTGCGGGCGCCCGACCGGGACGAGGCCTACTCCGGCTTCCTCGCCGATCTCACGGTCGCGGCCGGGCTGCCCTGA
- a CDS encoding citrate synthase 2 — MSDFKPGLEGVVAFETEIAEPDKEGGALRYRGVDIEELVGNVSYGHVWGLLVDNTFQPGLPPAEPYPLPVHSGDIRVDVQSALAMLAPSYGFRPLLDIDDDQARDDLARASVTALSFVAQSARGLGQPMVPQKRVDEAESIVERFMVRWRGEPDPKHVKAIDAYWTSAAEHGMNASTFTARVIASTGADVAAALSGAVGAMSGPLHGGAPARVLHMIEGVEKMGDARKYVQSELDKGQRLMGFGHRVYRAEDPRARVLRRTAKELGAPRYEVAAALETAALEELHARKPDRVLATNVEYWAAVVLDFAEVPSNMFTSMFTCARTAGWAAHILEQKRTGRLVRPSANYVGPKQRSINEVPGAAEVIGKV, encoded by the coding sequence ATGTCCGACTTCAAACCCGGGCTCGAAGGCGTGGTGGCGTTCGAGACCGAGATCGCGGAACCGGACAAAGAAGGGGGCGCCCTGCGTTATCGGGGCGTCGACATCGAAGAGCTCGTGGGCAATGTCTCCTATGGACACGTCTGGGGCCTGCTCGTCGACAACACGTTCCAGCCGGGTCTGCCCCCGGCGGAGCCGTACCCACTTCCCGTCCATTCCGGCGACATCCGAGTAGACGTACAGAGCGCGCTGGCCATGCTGGCGCCGTCGTACGGTTTCCGTCCGCTGCTCGACATCGACGACGACCAGGCCCGCGACGATCTCGCACGCGCCTCGGTCACCGCTCTGTCGTTCGTCGCGCAGTCGGCTCGTGGCCTGGGCCAGCCCATGGTCCCCCAGAAGCGCGTGGACGAGGCCGAGAGCATCGTCGAGCGCTTCATGGTCCGCTGGCGCGGTGAGCCCGACCCCAAGCACGTGAAGGCCATCGACGCCTACTGGACGTCCGCCGCGGAGCACGGCATGAACGCGTCCACGTTCACGGCCCGCGTCATCGCCTCCACCGGGGCCGACGTGGCGGCCGCCCTGTCGGGCGCGGTGGGCGCGATGTCCGGCCCGCTGCACGGCGGCGCGCCGGCGCGCGTGCTGCACATGATCGAGGGCGTCGAGAAGATGGGTGACGCCCGCAAGTACGTCCAGAGCGAGCTGGACAAGGGCCAGCGGCTCATGGGCTTCGGCCACCGGGTCTACCGGGCCGAGGACCCCCGTGCCCGCGTGCTGCGGCGTACGGCCAAGGAGCTGGGCGCGCCCCGCTACGAGGTCGCGGCCGCGCTCGAGACCGCCGCGCTCGAGGAACTGCACGCCCGCAAGCCCGACCGGGTCCTCGCGACCAACGTGGAGTATTGGGCCGCGGTGGTCCTCGACTTCGCCGAGGTGCCGTCGAACATGTTCACCTCCATGTTCACCTGCGCCCGGACCGCCGGCTGGGCCGCCCACATCCTGGAGCAGAAGCGCACGGGCAGGCTGGTCCGCCCCAGCGCCAACTACGTGGGCCCGAAGCAGCGCTCCATCAACGAGGTGCCCGGCGCCGCCGAGGTCATCGGCAAGGTCTGA
- the pdxH gene encoding pyridoxamine 5'-phosphate oxidase produces the protein MDSASHLPGLRHSYEGEPLLESGMAADPVTQFALWFADAVAAGLPEPNAMVVATSSAGGRPSARTVLLKGFDERGFVFFTNYESRKGRDLGENPRACLLFPWHPIRRQVRVEGSVVRLPREDSAAYFHSRPYGSRIGAWASRQSAVVESREQLDARFRELAERWPQDPPLPDFWGGFRVVPAEVEFWQGQTDRMHDRLRYRRTGAAWTLERLAP, from the coding sequence GTGGACAGCGCTTCGCACCTCCCCGGGCTCCGGCACAGCTACGAGGGTGAGCCCCTGCTCGAATCCGGCATGGCGGCCGACCCGGTGACGCAGTTCGCGCTGTGGTTCGCGGACGCGGTCGCCGCGGGCCTGCCGGAGCCGAACGCGATGGTCGTCGCCACCAGCTCCGCCGGTGGCCGCCCCTCGGCTCGCACCGTCCTCCTCAAGGGCTTCGACGAGCGCGGGTTCGTCTTCTTCACCAATTACGAGTCCCGCAAGGGCCGCGATCTCGGTGAGAACCCGCGGGCCTGCCTGCTGTTCCCCTGGCATCCCATCAGGCGGCAGGTCCGCGTGGAGGGCTCCGTCGTACGGCTCCCGCGCGAGGACAGCGCCGCCTACTTCCACTCTCGTCCGTACGGCTCCCGCATCGGCGCGTGGGCCTCCCGTCAGTCGGCGGTCGTGGAGTCGAGGGAGCAGCTCGACGCCAGGTTCCGCGAGCTGGCCGAGCGCTGGCCGCAGGACCCGCCGCTGCCGGACTTCTGGGGCGGTTTCCGGGTGGTGCCCGCGGAGGTCGAGTTCTGGCAGGGCCAGACCGACCGCATGCACGACCGGCTCCGCTACCGGCGGACCGGCGCGGCCTGGACCCTGGAGCGCCTGGCCCCCTGA
- a CDS encoding metal-dependent transcriptional regulator — translation MTAHGLIDTTEMYLRTIFELEEEGIVPLRARIAERLQQSGPTVSQTVARMERDGLVKVEGDRHLSMTALGRTLAIRVMRKHRLAECLLTQVIGMPWEEVHIEACRWEHVMSESVETRLVNLLKNPRVCPHGNPIPGLDELGVPQSGSTGDEMVSPMVTLAGQAPVPVVVRRISEQVQSDPAVMLKLKQVGIQPGREVTLAASDNGVTVTGDGEVGTTTADLPRDVASHVFVTRR, via the coding sequence TTGACCGCACACGGCCTGATCGACACGACGGAGATGTACCTCCGGACGATTTTCGAACTCGAAGAGGAGGGCATCGTCCCGCTTCGCGCCCGGATCGCCGAGCGGCTGCAGCAGAGCGGCCCGACCGTCAGCCAGACGGTGGCGCGTATGGAGCGCGACGGCCTGGTCAAGGTCGAGGGGGACAGGCACCTCAGCATGACCGCGCTGGGCCGCACGCTCGCGATCCGCGTCATGCGCAAGCACCGCCTCGCCGAGTGCCTGCTGACGCAGGTGATCGGCATGCCCTGGGAAGAGGTCCACATCGAGGCGTGCCGCTGGGAGCACGTGATGTCCGAGTCGGTGGAGACCCGGCTCGTGAACCTTCTCAAGAACCCCCGGGTGTGCCCGCACGGCAACCCGATCCCGGGTCTCGACGAGCTGGGGGTGCCCCAGTCCGGTTCGACCGGGGATGAGATGGTGTCTCCCATGGTGACCCTCGCGGGACAGGCCCCTGTGCCCGTTGTAGTGCGCCGAATCAGCGAACAAGTGCAAAGCGACCCGGCTGTGATGCTTAAACTCAAGCAAGTTGGGATACAACCGGGACGCGAGGTCACGCTCGCGGCGAGTGACAACGGTGTAACGGTGACTGGTGATGGTGAGGTGGGAACCACGACCGCGGATCTTCCGAGGGACGTCGCCTCTCACGTTTTTGTCACCAGACGATGA